One Rhodopirellula bahusiensis genomic region harbors:
- a CDS encoding DUF2617 family protein produces MLSVRPKVAELAFHLFSRSLHPELLVVHQTRKIERDGYDAKIEVTNCGHVVTFNSASNAESAATTLCEVATSAHQPLPSRRCLIRQSLKGSRTEEATCRSGLSYRSHFQLETVDPKMFWMVGQQLGTGPTEGLLHRFDSSGRMALGAISYVNIETRRRSMLIQAIHTFPDDYAIVKVESLFTLPEADSTAA; encoded by the coding sequence GTGCTTTCGGTTCGCCCAAAAGTTGCTGAACTTGCGTTTCACTTGTTCAGTCGATCGCTGCACCCGGAACTTCTGGTTGTGCATCAAACGCGAAAAATTGAACGAGATGGATACGATGCAAAGATCGAGGTGACCAATTGCGGTCATGTTGTCACGTTCAATTCGGCGTCCAATGCGGAGTCCGCCGCGACCACGCTTTGCGAAGTCGCGACGAGTGCTCATCAACCGCTGCCTTCACGCCGTTGTTTGATTCGACAATCGCTCAAAGGCAGCCGAACGGAAGAAGCCACATGCCGATCCGGTTTGTCGTACCGATCGCATTTCCAACTTGAAACCGTCGATCCAAAGATGTTTTGGATGGTCGGGCAACAATTGGGAACGGGACCGACCGAAGGTTTGTTGCACCGATTTGACTCGAGCGGACGGATGGCTCTCGGAGCAATCAGTTACGTCAACATTGAGACACGTCGTCGTTCGATGTTGATCCAAGCGATCCACACTTTTCCGGATGACTACGCGATCGTCAAAGTGGAATCCTTGTTCACTTTGCCAGAAGCCGATTCAACCGCAGCTTGA
- the floA gene encoding flotillin-like protein FloA (flotillin-like protein involved in membrane lipid rafts), translated as MAMIDPIHDWNLLAQNPPGGMNSNSLLLLVGVFLALFFAAVLGFFFLRYGKLWFQAFMSDADVQLLNLIRMHFTKVDPNVIVQAKVMVAQAGLNIGRRDGISTHRLEAHYLAGGNVMNVIHAIIAAHRAQIPLEFDQAAAIDLAGRDVLDAVQTSVYPKVIDCPDPKRSGKTTLSAITKNGVELRVRTRVTVRTNIEQLIGGATEDTVIARVGEAIISSIGSAETHFKVLENPDMITRVVLSRGLDAQTAFEIVSIDIADIDVGENIGARLQNDQAEADTRVARAQAERRRAEAIAAEQQMNARVSENRSRLVLAEAEVPRAMAEAFKAGRIGNVSNGAAAEGSA; from the coding sequence ATGGCGATGATTGATCCGATTCACGATTGGAACTTGCTGGCACAGAATCCTCCCGGCGGAATGAACTCGAATTCGTTGCTGCTGTTGGTGGGAGTTTTTCTGGCACTGTTCTTTGCGGCTGTGTTGGGATTCTTTTTCCTGCGATACGGCAAGCTGTGGTTCCAGGCGTTTATGTCAGACGCCGACGTGCAATTGCTGAATCTGATTCGCATGCACTTCACCAAGGTCGATCCGAACGTGATCGTGCAAGCCAAAGTGATGGTTGCGCAAGCCGGATTGAACATCGGTCGTCGCGATGGGATCAGCACACATCGGTTGGAGGCTCACTACTTGGCGGGCGGCAACGTGATGAATGTCATCCACGCGATCATCGCTGCTCATCGAGCTCAGATTCCCTTGGAGTTCGATCAGGCTGCCGCGATCGATTTGGCCGGACGTGATGTGTTGGATGCGGTTCAAACCAGCGTTTATCCCAAAGTCATTGATTGTCCCGATCCAAAACGCAGCGGCAAAACAACTTTGAGTGCCATCACCAAGAATGGTGTGGAGCTTCGCGTGCGAACTCGCGTGACCGTTCGTACCAACATTGAACAATTGATCGGTGGTGCCACCGAGGACACCGTGATCGCTCGCGTCGGCGAAGCCATCATCAGTTCGATTGGATCCGCTGAAACGCATTTTAAAGTTCTGGAAAACCCAGACATGATCACGCGAGTCGTTTTGTCGCGTGGACTGGATGCGCAAACTGCGTTTGAGATTGTTTCGATCGATATCGCTGACATTGATGTTGGTGAGAACATCGGAGCTCGTTTGCAGAACGATCAGGCGGAAGCGGACACTCGAGTCGCTCGTGCTCAAGCCGAACGTCGCAGGGCGGAAGCAATCGCCGCGGAACAACAAATGAACGCCCGTGTTTCGGAAAATCGTTCGCGGTTGGTTTTGGCGGAAGCCGAAGTGCCACGTGCGATGGCGGAAGCGTTCAAAGCTGGCCGGATCGGCAACGTTTCTAATGGTGCAGCGGCGGAAGGGTCGGCGTGA
- a CDS encoding alpha/beta hydrolase family protein: MSSDIRSSTGEPVEGPFERHSYRVRFDGGNGFELAGIIDRPRERLTSEPLADAPVAVFSHCFTCSKDLKAIARISRRLAELGVAVLRFDMTGLGGSDGDFSRTHFTSNQADLKAAVQFAGTELGAVTGLIGHSFGGAASLAVASDEVARPHSLKAVVAIAAPSDTVHLANLLDRMNPKIQEDGIGEVEIGGRRWSIRREMLDDFRSHQLADQLPNIQSHVMAFHSPSDETVGYDHALRIASLISGEDDQPGCSVVTLAGADHLLIRHPGDAILVADTAAAFLNRHR; this comes from the coding sequence GTGAGTTCAGACATTCGATCTTCGACCGGTGAACCGGTCGAGGGACCGTTTGAACGTCATTCTTATCGGGTGCGTTTTGACGGCGGCAATGGTTTTGAATTAGCAGGAATTATCGATCGACCACGTGAACGATTGACCAGCGAGCCGCTTGCTGATGCACCCGTCGCGGTGTTCAGCCACTGCTTCACTTGCAGCAAAGACCTGAAAGCGATTGCAAGAATTTCGCGACGCTTGGCCGAGTTGGGTGTGGCTGTCTTGCGGTTCGACATGACTGGGTTGGGCGGCAGCGACGGCGATTTTTCACGCACGCACTTCACGTCCAACCAAGCGGATTTGAAAGCGGCTGTTCAGTTTGCAGGAACCGAGTTGGGTGCGGTGACGGGGCTCATTGGACACAGCTTCGGCGGAGCCGCATCGCTGGCGGTTGCCTCGGATGAGGTGGCTCGACCACACTCATTGAAAGCCGTTGTTGCCATTGCGGCGCCGAGTGACACGGTTCATTTGGCCAATTTGCTGGATCGCATGAATCCAAAGATTCAAGAAGATGGAATCGGTGAGGTTGAAATTGGTGGTCGCCGTTGGAGCATCCGGCGTGAGATGCTCGATGACTTCCGATCACACCAGCTCGCTGATCAACTGCCAAACATTCAATCTCACGTCATGGCGTTCCATTCGCCCTCGGACGAGACCGTTGGCTACGACCATGCTCTTCGAATCGCGAGTCTGATCAGTGGCGAGGACGATCAACCAGGATGCAGCGTAGTGACCCTCGCCGGGGCCGATCACTTGTTGATCCGGCATCCCGGCGATGCAATCTTGGTCGCCGACACTGCGGCGGCGTTTTTGAATCGCCACCGCTAA
- a CDS encoding anthranilate synthase component II, whose protein sequence is MILVIDNYDSFTYNLVQRMGEIDPSAEIRVHRNDDLSPDEIEALAPERLLISPGPCTPTEAGVSVECVRRFAGKFPILGVCLGHQSIGEAFGATIIRAPELMHGKTDGIHHDDGGLFAGLSNPFTATRYHSLVIDPNTVPKDLVVGAWTDTGGNRQIMGVRHQQHKLEGWQFHPESFLTEPGIELIKRFLAW, encoded by the coding sequence ATGATTTTGGTCATCGATAACTACGACTCATTCACCTACAACCTGGTTCAGCGAATGGGTGAGATCGATCCTTCAGCGGAAATTCGAGTCCATCGCAATGACGATCTATCCCCCGACGAAATCGAAGCCCTTGCTCCAGAACGACTGCTGATCTCGCCGGGACCCTGCACTCCAACGGAAGCGGGCGTCAGCGTCGAATGCGTTCGACGGTTCGCGGGTAAATTTCCAATTCTCGGCGTTTGCCTTGGCCATCAATCGATCGGAGAAGCCTTCGGTGCCACGATCATCCGTGCCCCTGAACTAATGCACGGCAAAACGGATGGCATCCATCACGACGATGGTGGGTTGTTTGCGGGCCTTTCCAATCCATTCACGGCCACTCGCTATCACTCGCTCGTGATTGATCCCAACACCGTTCCCAAGGATCTCGTCGTGGGAGCTTGGACCGACACCGGCGGCAATCGGCAAATCATGGGAGTCCGCCACCAGCAACACAAATTGGAAGGCTGGCAGTTTCACCCGGAAAGTTTTTTGACCGAACCGGGAATTGAATTGATCAAGCGTTTCCTGGCTTGGTGA
- a CDS encoding HisA/HisF-related TIM barrel protein, whose translation MNETATPLSQRLRQHWNPVLDRLIGVIDLMNGVAVHGIAGKRTQYLPIAELPVDECSLLKWYRSIGIRRFYVADLDGLMGNGRQCEALLRMATELCAGETLWIDCGWSGAVLQEDRDWLAHMQSAITPDASLRWIIATESADSMAVLDRMLNIVPESRLTLSLDFRSGEFVGAESALKWLEAARERNIVETILLDVASVGSQSGPGNDGAFYELVSQFDDMSWITGGGIRHAEDVRNLVAEGYSAILVASALLPKWGVGSTARN comes from the coding sequence TTGAACGAGACAGCTACACCGCTTTCTCAGCGTCTTCGCCAGCATTGGAATCCGGTGCTGGATCGATTGATCGGCGTCATTGATCTGATGAATGGCGTCGCTGTGCATGGAATCGCCGGAAAGCGAACCCAGTATTTGCCAATCGCTGAGCTTCCCGTCGATGAATGCTCGTTGCTGAAATGGTATCGATCGATCGGCATCCGGCGTTTCTACGTCGCCGACTTGGATGGCTTGATGGGAAACGGACGCCAGTGCGAAGCTTTGCTGAGAATGGCAACGGAGCTTTGTGCGGGCGAAACCCTTTGGATTGATTGCGGCTGGTCGGGCGCTGTCTTGCAAGAGGACCGCGATTGGTTGGCGCACATGCAATCGGCGATCACGCCCGACGCGAGCTTGCGATGGATCATCGCGACCGAGTCAGCCGATTCGATGGCAGTGTTGGATCGAATGCTGAACATCGTTCCTGAATCTCGATTGACGCTCAGCCTGGATTTTCGCAGCGGAGAATTTGTTGGTGCTGAATCGGCTTTGAAATGGCTCGAGGCTGCCCGAGAGCGGAATATTGTTGAAACAATTCTTTTAGATGTAGCCTCGGTTGGCAGCCAATCGGGCCCAGGTAATGACGGTGCGTTTTACGAGCTGGTCTCGCAGTTCGATGATATGAGCTGGATCACCGGCGGCGGGATTCGCCATGCGGAGGACGTGCGAAACCTGGTTGCTGAGGGATATTCGGCGATCCTGGTTGCGTCGGCGTTGTTGCCGAAGTGGGGCGTGGGTTCCACCGCCAGAAATTAG